The Nitrospinota bacterium genome has a window encoding:
- a CDS encoding vitamin B12-dependent ribonucleotide reductase, translating into MPLTENSIAVLVRRYLKKDEAGAPTERPEDMFRRVAENVAEADRRYKATDEEVAVTAEAFYQLMTNLEFMPNSPALMNAGRDLQQLSACFVLPIDDNMESIFETLKDAALIHKSGGGTGFSFSRLRSKNSRVRTTHGIASGPVSFMKVYDNATQEIKQGGTRRGANMGILRVDHPDIIDFITCKADGGIINFNISVAMTEGFMEAVERDEEYDLLDPNTQEVVKRLSARKVFDLIVNLAWKTGDPGIVFLDRINRDNPTPLVAEIEATNPCGEQPLLPYESCNLGSINLAKMLRTINGTWEFDWGKLRRTVHRCILFLDNIIDMNNYPLPQIEEMTRGNRKIGLGVMGFADALIMLGIPYNSERALECGEEIMSFVQTEAKAASVDLASRRGNYPFFVGSTHEADGLKLMRHTTVTTIAPTGTISIIACCSSGIEPLFAVSYVRTVMDGTRLVEVNPLFLEVATERGFYSEELMAKIAERGSVVGLSEVPEDVQRLFVTSHDLEPMDHIKMQAAFQKHTDNAVSKTVNMRHDAPPEEVREVYRYAYENGCKGVTVFRDGCKGGEQVLSIGTTPKAEDALEDNGEPALGTGTTPKARPDVTRGTTRSIMTGCGKMYVTINEDEHGVPFELFNSIGKAGGCASAQSEAIGRLVSLALRSGVNPEVIVKHLKGISCHLPVWQNGMKILSCADAVGKSLEMYLVNKGASAGASPGLHQMATPLPLSATDGLVRSTCPDCGGGLVHEEGCVVCHGCGYSECF; encoded by the coding sequence CTGCCGCTGACGGAGAACTCCATCGCAGTGCTCGTCAGGCGTTACCTGAAAAAGGACGAAGCTGGGGCCCCCACCGAGCGGCCCGAGGATATGTTCCGCCGGGTCGCCGAGAACGTGGCCGAGGCCGACCGCAGGTACAAGGCCACCGACGAGGAGGTCGCCGTCACAGCCGAGGCCTTCTACCAGCTCATGACGAACCTGGAGTTCATGCCCAACTCCCCCGCCCTCATGAACGCCGGAAGAGACCTTCAGCAGCTCTCGGCCTGCTTCGTCCTGCCCATCGACGACAACATGGAGAGCATATTCGAGACGCTCAAAGACGCGGCCCTCATCCACAAATCTGGCGGCGGGACGGGCTTTAGCTTCTCACGCCTGCGCTCCAAAAACAGCAGGGTCCGCACCACCCACGGGATCGCCTCGGGGCCTGTCTCGTTCATGAAGGTCTACGACAACGCCACCCAGGAGATCAAGCAGGGCGGCACCCGCCGTGGGGCCAACATGGGCATCCTCCGGGTGGACCATCCCGACATCATCGACTTCATCACCTGCAAGGCCGACGGCGGGATTATCAACTTCAACATATCCGTGGCGATGACCGAGGGCTTCATGGAGGCGGTCGAACGCGACGAGGAGTACGACCTGCTTGACCCCAACACCCAGGAGGTTGTCAAGCGCCTGAGCGCCCGGAAGGTCTTCGACCTCATCGTCAACCTCGCCTGGAAGACGGGCGACCCGGGCATCGTCTTTCTCGACCGCATCAACCGGGACAACCCGACCCCGCTGGTCGCCGAGATAGAGGCGACCAACCCCTGCGGCGAACAGCCGCTGCTGCCCTACGAAAGCTGCAACCTCGGCTCCATCAACCTGGCCAAGATGCTTCGGACCATAAACGGCACCTGGGAGTTCGACTGGGGGAAGCTCCGCCGCACGGTGCACCGCTGCATCCTCTTCCTCGACAACATCATCGACATGAACAACTACCCCCTGCCCCAGATCGAGGAGATGACCAGGGGCAACCGGAAGATCGGCCTCGGAGTGATGGGCTTCGCCGACGCCCTCATCATGCTGGGGATCCCCTACAACAGCGAGCGGGCCCTGGAGTGCGGCGAGGAGATCATGAGCTTCGTCCAGACCGAGGCCAAGGCCGCCTCGGTGGACCTGGCCTCCCGGAGGGGCAACTACCCCTTCTTCGTAGGCTCGACCCACGAGGCCGACGGCCTCAAGCTCATGCGCCACACGACGGTCACCACCATCGCCCCCACCGGCACGATTTCCATCATCGCCTGCTGCTCGAGCGGAATCGAGCCGCTCTTCGCCGTAAGCTACGTCCGCACCGTCATGGACGGCACGCGGCTCGTGGAGGTCAACCCCCTCTTCCTCGAGGTGGCCACCGAAAGGGGCTTCTACTCCGAGGAGCTCATGGCGAAAATAGCCGAGCGCGGCTCGGTCGTGGGGCTCTCTGAGGTGCCTGAAGACGTACAGCGCCTCTTCGTAACCTCCCACGACCTTGAGCCGATGGACCACATCAAGATGCAGGCGGCCTTCCAGAAGCACACCGACAACGCTGTGAGCAAGACCGTCAACATGCGCCACGACGCCCCGCCCGAAGAGGTCCGCGAGGTCTACCGGTACGCCTACGAGAACGGCTGCAAGGGGGTGACGGTCTTTCGCGACGGATGCAAGGGCGGCGAGCAGGTCCTCTCAATCGGTACGACCCCCAAGGCCGAGGACGCCCTGGAGGACAACGGCGAGCCGGCCCTTGGGACCGGCACCACCCCCAAGGCGCGGCCCGACGTGACCCGAGGGACCACCCGCTCCATCATGACCGGCTGCGGGAAGATGTACGTCACGATCAACGAAGACGAGCACGGGGTGCCCTTCGAGCTCTTCAACTCCATCGGCAAGGCCGGCGGCTGCGCCTCGGCCCAGAGCGAGGCCATCGGGCGGCTCGTCTCCCTGGCGCTCCGAAGCGGGGTCAACCCCGAGGTCATAGTCAAGCACCTGAAGGGCATCTCCTGCCACCTGCCCGTGTGGCAAAACGGGATGAAGATTCTCTCGTGCGCCGACGCCGTCGGCAAGTCCCTCGAGATGTATCTCGTGAACAAGGGGGCCTCGGCGGGGGCTTCCCCAGGCCTCCATCAGATGGCGACCCCCCTGCCTCTGTCGGCCACCGATGGGCTCGTCCGCTCGACCTGCCCCGACTGCGGCGGGGGCCTAGTGCACGAAGAAGGATGCGTCGTCTGCCACGGATGTGGCTATAGCGAGTGCTTCTAA
- a CDS encoding DoxX family protein, with translation MAHGAQKLFGGFGGKGLKATAELFATKLGLTPGMLWASLASGGEFFGGLLVLIGLFTRFGALNIAVVMLVAMLGVHWGAFFLPGGIEYTLALLGSALALLIAGAGPASFDAVMQARWERRGRRWAK, from the coding sequence ATGGCCCACGGGGCGCAGAAGCTCTTCGGCGGCTTTGGCGGTAAGGGGCTGAAGGCGACCGCAGAGCTGTTCGCGACCAAGTTGGGGCTGACGCCCGGCATGCTCTGGGCCTCTCTGGCATCAGGCGGGGAGTTCTTCGGGGGCCTGCTGGTCCTGATAGGACTTTTCACCCGGTTCGGGGCGCTCAACATCGCGGTTGTGATGCTGGTCGCCATGCTCGGGGTCCACTGGGGCGCCTTCTTTCTGCCCGGAGGCATCGAGTACACCCTGGCGCTTCTCGGCTCAGCCCTGGCGCTCCTCATCGCCGGGGCAGGCCCGGCCTCGTTTGACGCGGTGATGCAGGCGCGATGGGAACGACGCGGCCGCCGCTGGGCGAAGTGA